One genomic window of Aquamicrobium lusatiense includes the following:
- the prfA gene encoding peptide chain release factor 1, with protein sequence MSSLPRDRMDQVVKRFEMLEAQMAAGPEPEAYVKMASEYSELQDLAGKVRALREAEREQADLTAMLADKSTDAEMRELAEAELADVEDRIEALEHDIQILLLPRDAADEKNAILEIRAGTGGDEAALFAGDLFRMYERYAAGRGWRFEVISASEGDVGGYKEIIATVSGKGVFAHLKFESGVHRVQRVPETEAQGRIHTSAATVAVLPEAEEVDIDIRAEDIRIDTMRASGAGGQHVNTTDSAVRITHLPTGIMVVSAEKSQHQNRARAMQILRARLFDMERTRAAEERSESRKSQVGSGDRSERIRTYNFPQGRVTDHRINLTLYKLDRVMMGEMDEIIDALISDHQSKLLADMTES encoded by the coding sequence ATGAGCAGTCTTCCCCGCGATCGCATGGATCAGGTCGTCAAGCGTTTCGAAATGCTCGAAGCGCAGATGGCGGCTGGCCCGGAGCCGGAAGCCTATGTGAAGATGGCTTCGGAATATTCCGAGTTGCAGGATCTTGCAGGCAAGGTCCGCGCTTTGCGGGAAGCCGAGCGCGAGCAGGCGGATCTCACCGCAATGCTGGCCGACAAGTCGACCGATGCGGAGATGCGCGAACTGGCTGAAGCCGAATTGGCTGATGTCGAAGACCGCATCGAGGCGCTAGAGCATGACATTCAGATCCTTCTTCTGCCCCGCGATGCGGCAGACGAGAAGAATGCAATTCTCGAAATCCGCGCCGGCACCGGTGGCGATGAGGCGGCCCTGTTCGCGGGCGATCTTTTTCGCATGTACGAGCGCTATGCGGCCGGGCGCGGCTGGCGCTTTGAGGTCATTTCGGCCAGCGAAGGCGATGTCGGCGGCTATAAGGAAATCATCGCGACAGTTTCCGGCAAGGGCGTGTTCGCGCATCTGAAGTTCGAATCAGGCGTGCATCGCGTCCAGCGCGTGCCCGAAACCGAGGCGCAGGGGCGCATCCATACCTCGGCGGCCACGGTCGCCGTGCTTCCAGAAGCGGAGGAGGTCGATATCGACATTCGCGCCGAGGACATCCGCATCGACACCATGCGCGCCTCGGGCGCCGGCGGCCAGCACGTCAACACCACCGACTCGGCCGTGCGCATCACTCACCTTCCCACAGGCATCATGGTTGTTTCGGCTGAAAAATCGCAGCATCAGAACCGGGCGCGGGCCATGCAGATCCTGCGTGCGCGCCTGTTCGACATGGAGCGCACCCGTGCAGCGGAAGAGCGCTCCGAATCGCGCAAGTCGCAGGTTGGCTCCGGCGACCGCTCCGAGCGCATCCGCACCTACAATTTCCCGCAGGGGCGGGTGACCGACCACCGCATCAATCTCACTCTCTACAAGCTGGATCGGGTGATGATGGGCGAGATGGACGAAATCATCGATGCCCTCATTTCCGACCATCAGTCGAAGCTGCTGGCCGATATGACGGAGAGCTGA
- the ptsP gene encoding phosphoenolpyruvate--protein phosphotransferase encodes MRETAVGPRVLLKRLRELMQEPLEPQDRLDRIVRDIAANMVAEVCSLYVLRADSVLELYATEGLNPGAVHLVQLRLGQGLVGTIAASARPLNLSNAQEHPAFAYLPETGEEIYSSFLGVPLLRAGRTLGVLVVQNKTMRTYRDDEVEALETTAMVIAEMIATGDLARLSRPGLELDLKRPVSFGGVSFNDGMGLGHVVLHEPRVVVTNLFNEDSDEEIRRLETALGSLRLSIDDMLERRDVAFEGEHREVLEAYRMFANDRGWVRRLEEAIRNGLTAEAAVEKVQSDMRARMIHMTDPYLRERMSDFDDLANRLLRQLMGAGPEDIAAALPKDAIIVARSMGAAELLDYPREKLRGLVLEDGAATSHVVIVARATGIPVVGQVKGAVSMAENGDAIIVDGEEGSVHLRPQSDLESAYAEKVRFRARRQELYRELRNKPSVTRDGVLIDLLMNAGLMVDLPQLAESGAAGIGLFRTELQFMVASTFPRAESQEQLYRDVLDAARGKPVTFRTIDIGGDKVLPYFKNNTPEENPALGWRAIRLTLDRPGLLRTQIRALLKAAGGRELKLMLPMVTELGEIAQAREIIDREVRHLSRFAHLLPNSLKLGAMIEVPSLLFQLDELMKAVDFVSVGSNDLFQFVMAVDRGNTLVADRFDPLSVPFLRVLKTIADAGRRNHTPVTLCGELAGKPISAMVLIGLGFRSISMSPASIGPVKAMLTELPVAELEAFFADNLSATANDIPMRALLHAFADDHSIPL; translated from the coding sequence ATGCGCGAAACGGCGGTCGGCCCACGCGTTCTACTGAAACGGCTGCGCGAGCTCATGCAGGAGCCGCTGGAGCCGCAGGATAGACTCGACCGGATTGTGCGCGACATTGCCGCCAACATGGTGGCGGAAGTCTGCTCCCTTTATGTGCTGCGCGCCGATTCGGTTCTTGAGCTCTACGCTACCGAAGGCCTCAACCCCGGCGCCGTTCACCTTGTACAGCTGCGTCTTGGTCAGGGTCTGGTCGGCACCATTGCCGCCAGCGCCCGGCCGCTCAACCTGTCGAACGCGCAGGAACACCCCGCATTCGCCTATCTGCCGGAGACCGGCGAGGAGATTTACAGCTCCTTCCTCGGTGTGCCTCTTCTGAGGGCAGGGCGCACGCTCGGCGTTCTGGTCGTCCAGAACAAGACCATGCGCACCTATCGCGACGACGAGGTCGAGGCGCTGGAAACCACCGCCATGGTCATCGCCGAGATGATCGCTACCGGTGACCTTGCGCGTCTGTCGCGCCCCGGCCTCGAGCTCGATCTCAAGCGTCCGGTTTCGTTCGGCGGCGTGTCCTTCAATGATGGCATGGGGCTTGGCCATGTCGTGCTGCACGAGCCACGCGTCGTCGTCACCAACCTGTTCAACGAGGACAGCGATGAGGAAATCCGGCGGCTGGAAACGGCGCTGGGCTCGCTCAGGCTGTCCATCGACGACATGCTGGAACGGCGCGACGTGGCCTTCGAGGGCGAGCATCGCGAGGTTCTGGAAGCTTACCGCATGTTCGCCAACGATCGCGGCTGGGTGCGCAGGCTGGAAGAAGCGATCCGCAACGGGCTGACCGCCGAGGCTGCGGTCGAAAAGGTCCAGAGCGACATGCGCGCGCGCATGATCCACATGACCGATCCCTATCTGCGCGAGCGGATGAGCGATTTCGACGATCTCGCCAACCGGTTGCTGCGCCAGCTGATGGGGGCCGGCCCGGAGGACATCGCGGCGGCCTTGCCCAAGGATGCGATCATCGTGGCGCGCTCCATGGGGGCGGCGGAACTGCTTGATTATCCGCGCGAGAAGCTGCGCGGACTGGTGCTCGAAGACGGCGCCGCCACCAGCCATGTGGTGATCGTTGCGCGCGCGACCGGCATTCCGGTGGTCGGGCAGGTCAAGGGCGCCGTGTCGATGGCCGAGAACGGCGACGCCATCATCGTCGACGGTGAGGAAGGCTCGGTTCATCTGCGCCCGCAGTCGGACCTCGAATCGGCTTATGCCGAAAAGGTGCGGTTCCGCGCGCGGCGGCAGGAGCTTTATCGAGAGCTGCGCAACAAGCCCTCCGTGACCAGAGACGGCGTCCTGATCGACCTTCTGATGAATGCGGGCCTCATGGTCGACCTGCCGCAACTGGCGGAATCGGGCGCGGCCGGTATCGGCCTGTTCCGCACCGAGCTGCAGTTCATGGTGGCCTCCACCTTCCCGCGCGCCGAGAGTCAGGAACAGCTTTACCGGGATGTGCTGGACGCCGCGCGCGGCAAGCCCGTCACCTTCCGCACCATCGACATCGGCGGCGACAAGGTGCTGCCTTATTTCAAGAACAACACGCCGGAGGAGAACCCGGCGCTCGGCTGGCGCGCGATCCGCCTCACCCTCGACCGGCCGGGCTTGCTGCGCACGCAGATTCGCGCCTTGCTCAAGGCTGCCGGCGGGCGCGAGCTCAAGCTGATGCTGCCGATGGTGACGGAGCTTGGTGAGATCGCCCAGGCGCGCGAAATCATCGACCGCGAGGTGCGCCATCTGTCGCGCTTCGCGCACCTGTTGCCCAACAGTCTCAAGCTCGGCGCCATGATCGAGGTGCCCTCGCTGCTGTTCCAGCTCGACGAGCTGATGAAGGCGGTGGATTTCGTATCGGTCGGTTCCAACGACCTGTTCCAGTTCGTCATGGCCGTGGATCGCGGCAACACGCTGGTGGCCGATCGCTTCGATCCGCTTTCGGTGCCATTCCTGAGGGTTCTGAAGACCATCGCGGATGCAGGCCGGCGCAACCACACGCCGGTGACGCTGTGCGGAGAACTGGCCGGTAAGCCGATCTCGGCCATGGTTCTGATCGGCCTTGGCTTCCGCTCCATTTCCATGTCGCCGGCGTCGATCGGCCCGGTCAAGGCGATGCTGACGGAGCTGCCGGTTGCAGAGTTGGAGGCGTTTTTCGCCGACAATCTGTCGGCCACCGCGAACGATATTCCGATGCGGGCGCTGTTACACGCCTTTGCCGACGACCATTCGATTCCCCTTTAG